The following proteins come from a genomic window of Triticum aestivum cultivar Chinese Spring chromosome 6A, IWGSC CS RefSeq v2.1, whole genome shotgun sequence:
- the LOC123128943 gene encoding very-long-chain aldehyde decarbonylase GL1-6 has translation MASKPGPLTRWPWHDMGNYKYALVAPWAAYSTYRFAAATARGEEGDLLSFFVLPTLLFRLLYTQLWISVSRHQTARSKHRIVSKSLDFEQVDRERNWDDQIILTALLFYVVNSVAPMTQGLPWWNPKGMVLTVLLHLGPVEFLYYWFHRALHHHYLYSRYHSHHHASIVTEPVTSVIHPFAEEAVYFGLFAIPLLSTMATGMASVAVANGYLVYIDFMNYLGHCNFELVPKLLFDLFPPLKYLMYTPSFHSLHHTQFRTNYSLFVPFYDYVYGTMDKSSDDLYERTLHGREEAPDVVHLTHLTAPGSLLHLRLGFASLASAPLDSRPPLALAWALAMVERPLAALASLLGRTAFRCEANRMGKLSTETWVVPRYTSEYTSKKDGHAVSRVVERAVADAEASGAAVLTLGLLNQGYELNRNGELYVIRKPGLKTKIVDGTSLAVAAVLHMVPRGARDVLLLGKECKVVCVLAQALCERDIQVRVVDADLHEALGQQISPELRGRLALSCSHSSKVWLVGDGLTAREQEKATPGTHFVPYSQFPVTAGGDARADCVYHSTPALVAPESYENLHACENWLPRRVMSAWRAAGIVHALERWPGHECGDAVTGVDKAWRAALAHGFRPYDAAAVRHAANGAAKPGQARADAN, from the exons ATGGCGTCCAAGCCCGGCCCTCTCACCCGGTGGCCATGGCACGACATGGGAAACTACAAG TACGCGCTGGTGGCGCCGTGGGCGGCGTACAGCACGTACCGGttcgcggcggcgacggcgaggggcgaGGAGGGGGACCTGCTCAGCTTCTTCGTGCTGCCCACGCTGCTCTTCCGCCTGCTCTACACGCAGCTGTGGATCTCCGTGTCCCGCCACCAGACCGCCCGCTCCAAGCACCGCATCGTCAGCAAGAGCCTCGACTTCGAGCAGGTCGACCGCGAGCGCAACTG GGACGACCAGATCATCCTGACGGCGCTGCTCTTCTACGtggtgaactcggtggcgccgatgaCGCAGGGCCTGCCGTGGTGGAACCCCAAGGGGATGGTGCTCACCGTGCTCCTCCACCTCGGCCCCGTGGAGTTCCTCTACTACTGGTTCCACCGGGCGCTGCACCACCACTACCTCTACTCCCGGTACCACTCGCACCACCACGCGTCCATCGTGACCGAGCCCGTCACCTCCGTGATCCACCCGTTCGCGGAGGAGGCCGTCTACTTCGGCCTCTTCGCCATCCCGCTCCTCTCCACGATGGCCACCGGCATGGCCTCCGTCGCCGTGGCCAACGGCTACCTCGTCTACATCGACTTCATGAACTATTTGGGGCACTGCAACTTCGAGCTCGTCCCCAAGCTCCTCTTCGACCTCTTCCCGCCGCTCAAATACCTCATGTACACGCCATC GTTCCACTCGCTGCACCACACGCAGTTCAGGACCAACTACTCGCTGTTCGTGCCCTTCTACGACTACGTGTACGGCACCATGGACAAGTCGAGCGACGACCTGTACGAGCGCACGCTGCACGGCCGGGAGGAGGCCcccgacgtcgtccacctcacccaCCTCACCGCGCCGGGCTccctcctccacctccgcctcgGCTTCGCCTCCCTCGCCTCCGCGCCGCTCGACTCGCGCCCCCCGTTGGCGCTGGCGTGGGCACTGGCGATGGTGGAGCGGCCGCTCGCCGCGCTGGCCTCGCTGCTGGGCCGGACGGCGTTCCGGTGCGAGGCCAACAGGATGGGCAAGCTCAGCACCGAGACATGGGTCGTCCCGAGATACACCTCCGAG TACACGTCGAAGAAGGATGGGCACGCGGTGAGCCGGGTGGTGGAGCGGGCGGTGGCGGACGCGGAGGCAAGCGGCGCCGCGGTGCTCACGCTGGGGCTGCTGAATCAG GGCTACGAGCTGAACCGGAACGGGGAGCTGTACGTGATCAGGAAGCCTGGCCTGAAGACCAAGATCGTCGACGGGAcgagcctcgccgtcgccgccgtgctCCACATGGTCCCTCGCGGCGCCAGGGACGTGCTCCTCCTGGGGAAGGAGTGCAAGGTGGTGTGCGTGCTGGCCCAGGCCCTCTGCGAACGCGACATTCAG GTTCGGGTGGTGGACGCGGATCTGCACGAGGCGCTGGGGCAGCAGATCAGCCCGGAGCTCCGGGGCCGCCTGGCCCTGTCATGCAGCCACAGCAGCAAG GTGTGGCTGGTTGGCGACGGGCTGACGGCGCGGGAGCAGGAGAAGGCGACGCCGGGCACCCACTTCGTGCCCTACTCCCAGTTCCCGGTCACCGCCGGCGGCGACGCCCGCGCCGACTGCGTGTACCACAGCACCCCCGCGCTCGTGGCGCCGGAGTCGTACGAGAACCTCCACGCCTGCGAG AACTGGCTGCCGAGGCGGGTGATGAGCGCGTGGCGCGCGGCGGGGATCGTGCACGCGCTGGAGAGGTGGCCCGGGCACGAGTGCGGCGACGCGGTCACCGGCGTCGACAAGGCGTGGCGCGCCGCCCTGGCGCACGGCTTCCGCCCCTacgacgccgccgccgtccgccacgcGGCGAACGGAGCAGCCAAACCCGGCCAAGCGCGCGCTGATGCCAACTGA